GCCGGTAGCCACTGCGTCGTCCGCCGAGGACTGGGACCGCATCGTCGACGCGTTCGAGAACACCTACGGCCGCGTCTACGCCAGTTCGGCACGCTCGCCGGAACTGGGCTTCTCGATCACGGGGGCCATCCTGCGCGGCATGGTGGTCACGCAGAAGCCCGTGCTGCCAGAGGACCCGGACGCCGGTCCAACACCGCCCAGGGAGGCCTACCTGGGCGTACGGCCTTTCTACCGCCACAAGACATGGATGGATGCCGCGCTCTGGAAGATGGAGTCGCTCAAGGCCGGCAACCACATCGTGGGTCCAGCCATCATCGAATCCGACGCCACCACGTTCGTGGTGCCGGGCGGCTTCGAAACCACGATCGACAAGCACCGCCTGTTCCATCTCAAGGAAGTCAAATAAGGAGACACATCATGAACATGATGAGCAACAAGGAAGTCGGGTTCGCCGATCTGTTGAAGAACGGCCAGACCCTCAAGGAATTTCGCGACGACATCCTCGCCCGCACCCAGGAATCGGGCCACTACAACGGCCTTACCAGCCTGGACTTCCGGGACAGCGACCCGATCGGCTATGAGAAGCTGTTCTCCAAGCTGCGGGGTGGACTGGTCCATGCGCGTGAAACCGCCAAGAAGATTGCCGCCAGCCCGATCGTCGAGCAGGAGGGCGAGCTCTGCTTCACGCTGTATAACGCGGTCGGGGACTGCGTGCTGACCTCCACCGGCATCATCATCCACGTAGGAACGATGGGTGCGGCGATCAAGTACATGATCGAGAACAACTGGGAGGCCAACCCCGGCATCTATCCCGGCGACATGTTCACGAACAACGACTGCTCCATCGGCAACGTGCACCCGTGTGACATCGCCACGATCGTGCCGATCTTCTGGGAAGGCAGACTGATCGGCTGGGTGGGCGGCGTGACCCATGTCATCGACACGGGCTCCGTAACGCCGGGCTCCATGTCCACGGGCCAGACGCAACGCTTCGGCGACGGCTACATGATCACGTGCCGCAAGACGGGCGCGAACGATGTGCCGTTCCGCGACTGGCTGCATGAGTCGCAGCGCTCGGTACGGACGCCGAAGTACTGGATTCTCGACGAACGGACCCGCATCGCCGGCTGCCACATGATTCGCGAGCTGGTGGAGGAGGTGATCCGCGCCGACGGTATCGAGGCCTACGAGAAGTTCGCCTATGAAGTCATCGAGGAGGGCCGCCGCGGGCTCCAGAGCCGCATCAAGGCCATGACGCTGCCTGGCAAGTACCGCAAGGTCTCGTTCGTCGACGTGCCGTACAAGCATCCGGACGTGCAGGTCTCCAACGCCTTTGCCAAGCTCGACTCCATCATGCATTCGCCGGTGGAAATGACGATCCGCCCCGACGGCAAGTGGCGCCTGGATTTCGAAGGCGCGAGCCGCTGGGGTTGGCACACGTTCAATGCGCACCAGGTGGCCTTCACCTCAGGCATCTGGGTGATGATGTGTCAGACCCTGGTGCCGACCCAGCGTATCAACGACGGCGCCTACTTCGCCACCGAGTTCCGGCTACCCAAGGGTACATGGTGCAATCCCGATGACCGGCGCACCGGCCATGCGTATGCCTGGCATTTCCTGGTGTCCGGCTGGGCGGCGCTGTGGCGTGGTCTCTCTCAGTCGTACTTCAGCCGCGGCTATCTGGAGGAAGTGAACGCGGGCAACGCCAATACTTCCAACTGGCTGCAGGGTGGCGGCATCAACCAGGATGGCGAGATTCACGCGGTCAACAGCTTCGAGGCCAGCTCTTGTGGCACAGGCGCGTGCGCGGTCAAGGACGGTCTCAATCACGCCGCTGCCATCTGGAACCCCGAAGGCGACATGGGCGACATCGAGATTTGGGAGATGGCCGAGCCATTGCTCTACCTGGGCCGGAACGTCAAGGCCAACTCCGGCGGCTACGGCAAATATCGCGGCGGTTGCGGCTTCGAGACCCTGCGCATGGTCTGGAACGCCCAGGACTGGACGATGTTCTTCATGGGCAACGGCTTCATGAACAGCGACTGGGGCATGATGGGTGGCTATCCATCGGCCACCGGGTATCGCTTCGAAGCGCACCGCACCGGGCTGGAACAGCGTATTGCCAGTGGCGATTCACTGCCGCTGGGCGGCGACATCGACCCGGCCAATCCGGACTACGAGCGCCATATCGACGCCACCGCCGAGGTCAAGCGCGACAAGCAGTGCATCACGACCGAGGACTGCTACGCCAACCACGATCTTTACCTGAACTACCTGCGCGGCGGCCCGGGCTTCGGCGATCCGCTCGATCGGGACCCGAAGGCGATCGAGGCGGACCTCAACCAGAAGTTCTTGCTGCCTGAGTATGCGCAGAAGGTCTATGGCGCGGTGTTCGCTCAGGACGCCAGGGGCGTGTTCGCGGTGGATGCCGCAAAGACCAAGAAGCGTCGCGCGGAGATCCGCAAGGAGCGCCTGGCGCGCGCGGTGCCGACGCGCGAGTGGATGAAGGAGGAGCGCGAACGCATCCTCAACAAGCACGCATCGGTCCAGGTGCAGCATATGTTCGCCACGAGCTTTGCCTTGTCGGAGAAGTTCACGCAGAGCTTCAAGGACTTCTGGAACCTGCCCGAGGCATGGCACGTGAGAGAGGAAGAACTGGGTGTGCCGTGCTATGGCGCCAAGCACCGTATGGACTTGTCGCTGATGCCGGACGTCACCACCGTTGTCCAGGTCGAAGAGTAACCACCGCACTCAGGAGTCGAACCATGTCTGTCTATACCAACGAACAAGTCGACCACCTCGTCGAGGGGAAGCTCGACTGGGAAACCACGTTCCGCATGCTGTCGATGCCCAAGGACGAAGGCCGCTTCGAGCAGTACCTGGCCGCCTTGCAGGCGAAGGTGAGTTTCCCGGACCGCATCGTGCTGCCGCTCGGCCCGCACATGTATATCGTGCAATCGGCCGCCAGCAAGAAGTGGGTGGTCAAGTGCGACTGCGGCCACGAGTTCTGCGACTACCGCGAGAACTGGAAGCTCCATGCCTCCATCTATGTGCGTGATACCGAGGAGGCCATGGCCGAGGTCTATCCGACGCTGATGGCGCCTGATACCAGTTGGCAGGTGTATCGCGAGTACTACTGTCCGTCTTGCGGCGCGATGCATGACGTGGAGGCGCCCACACCGTGGTATCCGGTGATCCACGACTTCGAGCCGGATATCGAGGCGTTCTACAAGGAGTGGGTGCACTTGCCGGTGCCCGAGCGGGCACCAGACTGACCGGGTAGGGCGGGTTTGCCGTACGGTGCGAAGCGGCGGGTGGTGCAGCCCGCCCGCTCCGTCCGGCGGTCCTGCACGAGCAGAGATACGCCGGCGACCGGCAGCATCGTCCACGACGCTGCCGCCTAGCCGCCTGGTCGGGCAGCGGCGTCACGGTAGTCGAGGGGACTACGCCAACCTTACTGCGCGTCGAGCTGGCGGCGCGCGCGGCGCGAATAGTAGGCGAAAGTCGCTTCGAATCGCTTCTGCGTGCTGACCCAGCGTTGCGCCTCGCGACCGAGTTCGGGCGGGATCGGCTGGATCTCCCCGGCGGCCATCGCCAGCAGTTGCAGGCGAGCGGCGCGCTCGAACATCACGCCCAGCACACAGGCTTCTTCCACCGACGCGCCAGCTACCAGCAGGCCGTGGTGCGACAGCAGAATCGCCTTCTTGTCGCCCAGGGCGCCCGCGATGAGTTCGCCCTCTTCATTGCCGACTGGAATGCCCGGCCATTTTTCCAGGAACGCGGTCTGGTCGTACAGCACGCACGTGTCCATGTGCGAGATCGTCAGCGGCACTTCCAGCATGGCAAGCGCGGAAGCGTGCGGCGCGTGAGAGTGAACGATGCAATTCAAATCGGGACGCGCGCGATAGAGCCATGAATGGAAGCGATTGGCGGGGTTTGGCATCCCGTTTCCGGAAATCACCTCAAGATCTTCGTTGACGAGCAGGAGGTTGTCCGCCGTGATTTCGTCGAAGCCAAGACCCAGGCGTTGCGTGTAGTACGTGCCCGGTTGTTCCGCCCGCGCCGTGATCTGGCCGGAGAGCACCGAATCGTGCCCGAACGTGAACAGGATCCGGCAGGTCTCGGCGACAGCTTCGCGCAGCGGCATCCTGTCCGCGCGGAGTTCGGTCTGCATTTTTTCGAGCGAAGACGCGACGATTTCGCTCTTGCTCAACTGCATGGTATTGGCCATGTTGTGTCCTTCAGGGATGTGCTGGAGTCGGGGTAGGAGGTGGCTTTACTTGTTGCCTGCGCCAAGGAGGGCAGACCATCGCTGATTCTCGTCGCTGATCAGCTTGCGGAATTGTTCGGGTGATGACGCGGCGGGCTCGGTCCCTTGCGCAATAAGCGTTGCCTTGAACTTCGGATCGGCGGCCACCTTCGCCACGGCGGCATTGAGTTTCTTCACGATGGCCGGATCAAGTCCCGCGGGTCCGATCAGGCCGGCAACGGAGCCGGATACCAGTGATGGAAAGCCAAGCTCTGCTGTGGAGGGTACCTGCGGCGCGGTGGAAAGCCGGTGCGGGCTTGCCACGGCCAGCGCGCGGAGCTTGCCGGACGTCACGAACGGCATCACCTGGGGCGTGGCTTCAAACGTCATGTTGACCTGGCCCGATACAACGTTGGTGACGGATTCCGCACCGCTCTTGAATGGCACATGCAGGAACTCGACCTTCGCCACGTCCTGGAAAATGCGCATCCCCTGATAAGGCGCGCTCCCCACGCCGGCGGTGCCGACGCTGATGGCATCGGGCTTGCGCTGAGCGAGCTTGATCAGTGCGGGCAGAGTGTTAGCCGGAACATCCGCGCCAACCACGACAAGGAATGGCGTGGACCCTACGAGCGAGATGTAGGTGAAATCCTTCGCGCTATCGAAGTTGACCTTGACGTCCGTATGCGGATTGACGGCCAGCACGCCAACGGTGGCAAACATCAGCGTGTAGCCATCGGGGCGCGCGCGCCGCACGAAGTCGGCCGCGATGTTGCCGCCGGCGCCGGGCCGATTCTCTACCACCACCGACTGGCCAAGCTGCTCGGAGAGCGCCTTGCCCGTCGCTCGCGCGATAAGGTCGGTAATGCCACCGGCGCCAAACGGCACGACCAGGGTGATTGGCTTGTCGGGGTATCCGGTGGCATGGGCGGTGAACGGGATGCTCAGCAGCGTGGCCGCAGCCAGGCTGGCCATGGACGACAGGCTACGGCGGCGATGGGGACGGGTAGGGCGGGTGGGGCTCACTTGCATTCTCCTTCAGGGGGCGTATTGGAAACAAGTGTGTCTAGCATGACACCAAAGTGTCCTTAGTGCAACCGAGTTGCCGGGTGGGTCCATCGGGCCGTAAAATCGCGGACCGATGGATGCGCCGGTTCAGGCGCGCACAAACCTCGATTCCGGGATGAGCAAAAAGCAAAAAGTGGAACCCGTGGCGGCCGAGCCGAGCATTGCCGAGCGGCTGGCCGAGCTGCGCAAACTCAACGGCCTGACGCTCGAAGAACTGGCGCAACGCGCGTCACTGACCAAGAGCTATCTGTCCAAGCTGGAGCGGGGACTGTCGTCGCCGACCATTGGCACTGTGCTCAAGCTGGCCGATGCGCTGGGCGTGACGGTGGATCAGCTCATCACGCGGTCGTCGCGTGCCAACGAGATTCTTCACATCCGGGCGGCGGACCGGATTCCCTTCAGCCCGTCCACGGAGCGCCTTGGCTATACCTACGAGGCCATTGCGACCGAACGGCCCGACAAGGCGATGCAGCCCTTCATCATGGTGCCGCCGTTCACGCTCGAGGAAGACCAGCCCATGGCGAGCCATGCGGGAGAGGAACTGATCTTCGTCGTCTCGGGCGAAATGGAAGTCCTGTTCGACGACCGTACCGTGCGCATGAGCGCTGGCGATTCGCTGTATTTCAACGCTTCCATTCCGCACCGGTCACGTTCGCTGGGGCGGATTCAGGCACAGGCCCTGGTGGTCGTCAGCGATCGCAAGAAGGCGTGACGCGAGGGCGAACTCTCGCGGAGGCGGATTTTCGCTCCAGGCAACAACGGATCGCGTAGTTCGGCAATTCACTTGCCGCGCCGGACCTCTGGCCCTATGATTTCATGACACACTGTGTCATATAGGAAATTTTAAAGGCATGGAGGAAACCGTGAGTCAGACTTCAGACCGAAGCGTCGGAGCCACTGCGCCGTCGTGGCGTGGTGTTGTCCGCTTTCTTCACAAAACGCCAAGGGCTTTCCTGCCGATGCTGCCCTTTCCGGAGATCACCCTCGTCGCTGGCAAGGGCATCGAAGGGGATCGCTACATGATCGGCAACGAGGCGGGGTTCTACTCTCACAAGCCCGAAGAGGGCCGGCAGGTCACGCTGTTCGAACTGGAAACGCTCGAGGCGCTGGCCCGGGATGCCAAGGTCGTGTTGCATCCCGAGGAACACCGCCGGAACGTCACGGTAGAGGGCGTGCCCCTCAATCACCTCGTGGGGCGCCGGTTCTGGCTTGGCGAGACGTTGCTGGAGGCCACTCGCCTGTCCACACCGTGTCGTCACCTGGAGGAAATCCTCGGCAAGGCTGTCTTCGATCCGCTTGTTCATCGCTCGGGTCTCAACTGCAAGATACTCAGCGGCGGCGTGGTGCGTATCGGCGATGTAGTGAGGCCAGCCTGATGGCGGCCCGGCCCATCAAGACCGTTTCGGTGGTGGTGTCCGCCATCGACGAGCCACTGCCCGGCGTCAAGCGGTTCGTCCTCAGCGACCAGGACCACTGGCCGTTGCCGCCTTTCACCCCCGGCGCGCATATCGACCTGCATCTCGGAGGCGGCCTGGTGCGCACGTACTCGCTGTGCAACGAACCTTCGGACAGGAACCGGTATGTCATCGCCGTGAAGCACGAGGTGGCGGGGCGAGGGGGATCGGCCTTCGTGCACGAGCGGCTCGATGTCGGGGCGTCGATCGGGGTGTCGCTGCCCAGAGGTGGCATCCGCACCACGGACACGGGGATGAACGTCTTCATCGCAGGCGGGATAGGTGTGACGCCGTTTATCTCGACGATCCGCGATCTCGA
This genomic interval from Cupriavidus metallidurans CH34 contains the following:
- a CDS encoding acetone carboxylase subunit gamma; translation: MSVYTNEQVDHLVEGKLDWETTFRMLSMPKDEGRFEQYLAALQAKVSFPDRIVLPLGPHMYIVQSAASKKWVVKCDCGHEFCDYRENWKLHASIYVRDTEEAMAEVYPTLMAPDTSWQVYREYYCPSCGAMHDVEAPTPWYPVIHDFEPDIEAFYKEWVHLPVPERAPD
- a CDS encoding helix-turn-helix domain-containing protein encodes the protein MDAPVQARTNLDSGMSKKQKVEPVAAEPSIAERLAELRKLNGLTLEELAQRASLTKSYLSKLERGLSSPTIGTVLKLADALGVTVDQLITRSSRANEILHIRAADRIPFSPSTERLGYTYEAIATERPDKAMQPFIMVPPFTLEEDQPMASHAGEELIFVVSGEMEVLFDDRTVRMSAGDSLYFNASIPHRSRSLGRIQAQALVVVSDRKKA
- a CDS encoding hydantoinase B/oxoprolinase family protein; translated protein: MNMMSNKEVGFADLLKNGQTLKEFRDDILARTQESGHYNGLTSLDFRDSDPIGYEKLFSKLRGGLVHARETAKKIAASPIVEQEGELCFTLYNAVGDCVLTSTGIIIHVGTMGAAIKYMIENNWEANPGIYPGDMFTNNDCSIGNVHPCDIATIVPIFWEGRLIGWVGGVTHVIDTGSVTPGSMSTGQTQRFGDGYMITCRKTGANDVPFRDWLHESQRSVRTPKYWILDERTRIAGCHMIRELVEEVIRADGIEAYEKFAYEVIEEGRRGLQSRIKAMTLPGKYRKVSFVDVPYKHPDVQVSNAFAKLDSIMHSPVEMTIRPDGKWRLDFEGASRWGWHTFNAHQVAFTSGIWVMMCQTLVPTQRINDGAYFATEFRLPKGTWCNPDDRRTGHAYAWHFLVSGWAALWRGLSQSYFSRGYLEEVNAGNANTSNWLQGGGINQDGEIHAVNSFEASSCGTGACAVKDGLNHAAAIWNPEGDMGDIEIWEMAEPLLYLGRNVKANSGGYGKYRGGCGFETLRMVWNAQDWTMFFMGNGFMNSDWGMMGGYPSATGYRFEAHRTGLEQRIASGDSLPLGGDIDPANPDYERHIDATAEVKRDKQCITTEDCYANHDLYLNYLRGGPGFGDPLDRDPKAIEADLNQKFLLPEYAQKVYGAVFAQDARGVFAVDAAKTKKRRAEIRKERLARAVPTREWMKEERERILNKHASVQVQHMFATSFALSEKFTQSFKDFWNLPEAWHVREEELGVPCYGAKHRMDLSLMPDVTTVVQVEE
- a CDS encoding MOSC domain-containing protein, which gives rise to MEETVSQTSDRSVGATAPSWRGVVRFLHKTPRAFLPMLPFPEITLVAGKGIEGDRYMIGNEAGFYSHKPEEGRQVTLFELETLEALARDAKVVLHPEEHRRNVTVEGVPLNHLVGRRFWLGETLLEATRLSTPCRHLEEILGKAVFDPLVHRSGLNCKILSGGVVRIGDVVRPA
- a CDS encoding Bug family tripartite tricarboxylate transporter substrate binding protein; its protein translation is MQVSPTRPTRPHRRRSLSSMASLAAATLLSIPFTAHATGYPDKPITLVVPFGAGGITDLIARATGKALSEQLGQSVVVENRPGAGGNIAADFVRRARPDGYTLMFATVGVLAVNPHTDVKVNFDSAKDFTYISLVGSTPFLVVVGADVPANTLPALIKLAQRKPDAISVGTAGVGSAPYQGMRIFQDVAKVEFLHVPFKSGAESVTNVVSGQVNMTFEATPQVMPFVTSGKLRALAVASPHRLSTAPQVPSTAELGFPSLVSGSVAGLIGPAGLDPAIVKKLNAAVAKVAADPKFKATLIAQGTEPAASSPEQFRKLISDENQRWSALLGAGNK
- a CDS encoding aldolase gives rise to the protein MANTMQLSKSEIVASSLEKMQTELRADRMPLREAVAETCRILFTFGHDSVLSGQITARAEQPGTYYTQRLGLGFDEITADNLLLVNEDLEVISGNGMPNPANRFHSWLYRARPDLNCIVHSHAPHASALAMLEVPLTISHMDTCVLYDQTAFLEKWPGIPVGNEEGELIAGALGDKKAILLSHHGLLVAGASVEEACVLGVMFERAARLQLLAMAAGEIQPIPPELGREAQRWVSTQKRFEATFAYYSRRARRQLDAQ